The segment TGTCCATTGAGCTTCCGGTCGCTGGCAATGCTCCGGTTCTCATGGGGCCTCCAACCAGATTGCCGCGCCCTGCCCGCCGCCAACGCAGAGCGACACAAGCGCGCGCTTCGCCTTTCGCCGCTTCAATTCCTTCAGGCTCGTCAAAATCAGACGCGCACCCGTCGCGCCCACCGGATGACCGAGTGCGATGGCGCCGCCGTTCACATTGAGCTTTTCAGCGGGGACCGCCCCCATCGAGGTCTCGCGGTGCAGCATCTTGCGCGCAAACTTCTCCGAGTCCATCGCCAGGAGAACGGCAAGCACTTGCGCGGCGAAGGCTTCGTTGATTTCGATGAGGTCCGCGTCGGCGATGGCCAGACCCGTGCTCAGTTCCGCTTTCGCGATGGCGAACACCGGACCGAGGCCCATTCGTGACGGATCGCAGCCGGCGTAACTGTAACCCGCGAGAGACCCGAGCGGGGCGAAATCCATTTTGGCGGCCATCGATTCAGACATCACAAGTAATGCCACAGCGCCATCCGTGATTTGTGACGAGTTGCCTGCCGTTACAGTACCGGTCTTACGGTCGAAAACAGGCTTGAGCCTGGCCAGCGCTTCCAGAGTTTGGTTGGGTCGCGGCCCATTATCGTGGCCGACGACGCCCGTCTCCGCATAGACCGGGCAGATTTCTTCCGCCAATTTGTCGCGCGCAGCGAGGGCGCGCCGATGAGACTCCAGTGCGAATTCATCCTGTTGCTGGCGCGAGACGCCAAATTCACGAGCCAGAACTTCGGCCGTTTCGCCCATGTTCAAACCACAGACCGGGTCGGTGAGGCCGAGTTGCAATCCGATTCGAGGCTGAAAATCCGACGGCCGGAACGATGCGAGCAGACGCAACCTCTGTCCGAAGGATTTCGCCTTCGACAACGCCGCGAACTTCACGGCGGCAGATTGTTTGAACAACAGCGGAATCTGTGACATGCTTTCCGCGCCCCCTACGACGAATATCGAGCCACGCTGCGCGGCAAATCGTTCATAAGCCTGCGTCAGCGCTTCACATCCGGAGGCGCAGTTGCGGTGAACGGTGACCGCCGGAACACTCTGGGGGATGCCGGCGCGCAGAGCGATGACCCGGGCGACGTTGACCGCATCCACTGGCTGACACACGCAGCCAAAGATTACCTCGTCAATCCGGTTCGGGTCCAGGCCGGTGCGGGTCAAAAGGGCGTTGACCGCGATCCGGCCCAGTTCATCGGCGCCGAGCCCGGCAAGGTCTGTGCCGATTTTGGCGAATGGAGTCCGGACTCCATCCACAATGACGAGTCTCTCTGTCTTCATTTGGCCATCTCCACCGTTTTCGTGGACTGAGCGGCCAGTTCGGGTGACGCATCACCCGTTCGTCCGAACAAGCGATGCTCCTGTCCCTGACGATTATCAACGATTTTCTGCTCCTTGATTTGAACTCCAACTCCCTGAAGTTCGCGCATTTCTTCGGCGTCGTGAAAAACAACACGGTTCGGGTGAATTTCTGTCTTCGCGACCAGGCGGTTGTTTAGATCCCGAATAAGTTTGTCTTCCCGGATACCATCGGTTTTGTGGACATGCAGAATCAACTCATCCACCTCGAGCGGGTCGTCGTTGCGCTTGCGCAGTTCAAGCTGCCAGGCACCGACGTGTTCCGCGTCGTCCAGAGCGTGCTCGAGCTGGTTGAAGTCAACGAGTGTTCCCTTGATTTTGTCCAACCGCATTTCTTTCACCTCGGAACTTCGGGTTATGTTGCCGATCAGGCGCGGCACTGTCCGTCCACAATGCGGGCAAGCTTCGTACACCTGACCACCGTCGATGAAATCGCCTGTGCGATAGCGCAGCACCACCGTGCCCCGGGCGTCGAGCGGCGTAAAAACAAGTTCCCCGGGGCTACCGGCCGGGAGAATCTCGCCGGTCTTTGGATTGATGACTTCAAAGATGCCAAGGTCGGGGTAGAGGTGATAACCTCCGGGCGTTTCATCCAGTGCGCACGAGCATTCTCCCCAGGCCATCTTGGCTTCCGTGAAACCGTAGGTGGCGACAATGTCCGTGCTTTTGGCGCCGAGTTCACGCGCCAGACACGCCAGTTTGCGTCTCATGCCCGCCGGAACCTTTTCTCCGCCCAGGACAATGCGGCACAGATTATCACAGCGAATCCGCTGCTCCGCGGCCTGGTGCAGCACATGGTAAATGAACGTCGGCATTCCAACGAGCACGTCCGGTCGTATTTTTTGAATCAGTCGAAGATTGCCGTCGGTGCCCATCACCTTCCCGC is part of the Candidatus Angelobacter sp. genome and harbors:
- a CDS encoding thiolase family protein yields the protein MKTERLVIVDGVRTPFAKIGTDLAGLGADELGRIAVNALLTRTGLDPNRIDEVIFGCVCQPVDAVNVARVIALRAGIPQSVPAVTVHRNCASGCEALTQAYERFAAQRGSIFVVGGAESMSQIPLLFKQSAAVKFAALSKAKSFGQRLRLLASFRPSDFQPRIGLQLGLTDPVCGLNMGETAEVLAREFGVSRQQQDEFALESHRRALAARDKLAEEICPVYAETGVVGHDNGPRPNQTLEALARLKPVFDRKTGTVTAGNSSQITDGAVALLVMSESMAAKMDFAPLGSLAGYSYAGCDPSRMGLGPVFAIAKAELSTGLAIADADLIEINEAFAAQVLAVLLAMDSEKFARKMLHRETSMGAVPAEKLNVNGGAIALGHPVGATGARLILTSLKELKRRKAKRALVSLCVGGGQGAAIWLEAP
- a CDS encoding AMP-binding protein translates to GRMNTNLLTTRWQDLPEKALRRLQAEKLRRYLRCCVLPFSVRYREMFNASGLTDDSFRSLEDLQRLPFTSKTDLLDSPGSSERLKDFLLIPDQKTLARRPSTVVRALFHGRAEVSKLFEREFRPIFMTSTTGRSANPIPFLFTQHDINNLALAGKRLFEVCGARRDMRLMNLFPYAPHLAFWQTHYGGAAFGVFTASTGGGKVMGTDGNLRLIQKIRPDVLVGMPTFIYHVLHQAAEQRIRCDNLCRIVLGGEKVPAGMRRKLACLARELGAKSTDIVATYGFTEAKMAWGECSCALDETPGGYHLYPDLGIFEVINPKTGEILPAGSPGELVFTPLDARGTVVLRYRTGDFIDGGQVYEACPHCGRTVPRLIGNITRSSEVKEMRLDKIKGTLVDFNQLEHALDDAEHVGAWQLELRKRNDDPLEVDELILHVHKTDGIREDKLIRDLNNRLVAKTEIHPNRVVFHDAEEMRELQGVGVQIKEQKIVDNRQGQEHRLFGRTGDASPELAAQSTKTVEMAK